From one Nitrospinota bacterium genomic stretch:
- a CDS encoding adenosylcobinamide amidohydrolase, protein MEIHNPETACSKISTTLAKNTLIIKFPEPWPVLSWAPHNGGNITSSCVFNHQLGKFDEKDLDSIFNNVTNSLNLPKDAIGLITGAEIQNYRECVLTHNSLWVHGIVTVGLANARTAGDEADVPFQTPPNPVGTINLVLACNALPDISGKIEAVHVATMAKARALRDMDVMSEKSGLPATGTGTDCIVVAGTGEIQENYCGMHTVLGELIGKVVYRVITGAI, encoded by the coding sequence GTGGAAATCCATAATCCTGAAACCGCTTGTTCCAAAATCAGCACCACCCTAGCAAAAAATACCCTGATCATAAAATTTCCCGAACCCTGGCCCGTCCTGAGCTGGGCTCCCCACAATGGAGGCAACATAACTTCTTCCTGCGTGTTCAACCATCAATTGGGGAAGTTCGATGAAAAAGATCTGGACTCCATATTTAACAACGTCACCAATTCTTTAAACTTGCCGAAGGATGCCATCGGCCTCATCACCGGAGCCGAGATCCAAAACTATCGGGAATGCGTTTTAACCCATAATTCGTTGTGGGTGCATGGCATCGTGACCGTGGGTCTAGCCAATGCGCGAACCGCAGGAGATGAGGCGGACGTGCCGTTTCAAACCCCTCCAAACCCGGTGGGAACCATCAACCTGGTACTGGCCTGCAACGCCCTACCGGACATTTCAGGAAAAATTGAGGCCGTGCATGTGGCAACCATGGCCAAGGCCAGGGCTTTACGGGACATGGACGTTATGAGCGAAAAATCGGGACTGCCCGCCACAGGAACCGGAACCGATTGCATCGTGGTGGCCGGCACGGGAGAGATCCAAGAAAATTATTGCGGCATGCACACGGTGTTGGGCGAGTTGATCGGCAAAGTGGTTTATCGGGTTATTACCGGGGCTATTTAG
- the amrA gene encoding AmmeMemoRadiSam system protein A produces the protein METNPHPYVTLAIQSVRHYLEHGVPLPCPKNLTEDFQDPKSVFVTIKNGPNLRGCIGDLTPFHDTLAKEIIHNATSAASRDPRFPPVSLEELPDLKFSVDVLTPLEKVEDISQLDCRQFGLAVKSEEKLGVLLPDLEGVDTVQDQLRICLKKGRIDKDEPFDMYRFEVVRYH, from the coding sequence ATGGAGACCAACCCACATCCTTATGTAACCCTTGCGATCCAGTCCGTTCGGCATTATCTGGAGCACGGCGTTCCCCTGCCCTGCCCCAAAAACCTCACAGAGGACTTTCAAGACCCTAAAAGCGTGTTTGTGACCATCAAAAACGGCCCCAATTTAAGGGGATGTATTGGCGACCTGACCCCGTTCCACGACACCCTGGCAAAGGAAATCATCCACAACGCCACCAGCGCCGCCAGCCGCGACCCGCGTTTTCCTCCCGTATCCCTGGAGGAATTACCCGACCTGAAATTTTCCGTGGACGTGCTCACTCCCCTGGAAAAAGTCGAGGATATTTCGCAACTGGACTGCAGGCAATTCGGCTTGGCGGTAAAATCTGAGGAAAAACTGGGTGTCCTGCTACCCGATCTGGAAGGCGTGGACACCGTCCAAGACCAACTGCGGATCTGCCTCAAAAAAGGCAGGATCGATAAAGATGAACCCTTTGATATGTACCGCTTTGAAGTCGTGCGGTATCATTGA
- a CDS encoding polyprenyl synthetase family protein, which produces MDFNAVTIQFKKELVKLEEAIRKNYESDVPLIPGISSYLMDGGGKRVRPLLTLISAKLCGRDIDDTVIKHGCVVEYIHSATLLHDDVVDETTVRRGHETVNSKWGNDASILVGDFLISRAILLLAEDCNAKIIRAVAEATRILVEGGILEYTHARKLQVSKKHCLDVIYRKTASIISVSCEMGALLANANEEQVHSLITFGNDFGMAFQLVDDAMDYEGDEDLLGKPPGTDFKEGHVTLPLLHVYENGDNALKKKIESFIQNENITQKEFEYILERMREVKSVEYTLNLAREYLDRAKNTLLKTNFQNPEYREHLITIADHTVDRYTPAKIYH; this is translated from the coding sequence ATGGATTTTAACGCGGTAACAATACAATTCAAAAAAGAACTGGTAAAGCTTGAGGAAGCCATCCGAAAGAACTATGAATCGGACGTTCCTCTGATTCCCGGCATCAGTTCTTATCTCATGGATGGAGGGGGAAAGCGAGTCCGCCCCCTGCTGACCCTGATATCCGCAAAACTCTGCGGTCGCGATATTGACGACACCGTCATCAAGCATGGCTGTGTTGTTGAATACATTCATTCAGCCACCCTTCTGCACGACGATGTTGTGGATGAGACCACCGTCCGGCGTGGGCATGAAACCGTGAACTCCAAGTGGGGAAACGACGCCAGTATTCTGGTCGGAGATTTTTTAATCTCGCGCGCCATCCTCCTCCTGGCTGAGGATTGTAACGCTAAAATTATCCGCGCCGTTGCCGAAGCCACCCGAATTCTTGTCGAGGGGGGGATTCTCGAATACACGCACGCCAGAAAGCTTCAAGTCAGCAAAAAACACTGTCTCGACGTGATTTACCGGAAAACCGCATCCATCATTTCCGTGAGTTGTGAGATGGGCGCGTTATTGGCCAACGCCAACGAAGAACAAGTGCATTCCCTGATCACTTTCGGCAACGATTTTGGCATGGCCTTTCAATTGGTGGACGATGCCATGGATTATGAAGGCGATGAAGACCTTCTTGGCAAACCTCCAGGCACCGACTTTAAAGAGGGGCATGTCACCCTGCCGTTGTTGCACGTTTACGAAAACGGCGATAACGCATTGAAAAAGAAAATCGAATCCTTTATCCAAAACGAAAATATCACCCAAAAGGAATTCGAATACATTTTGGAACGCATGCGTGAGGTCAAATCCGTGGAATACACATTGAACCTTGCCCGTGAATATCTGGACCGAGCCAAAAACACCTTACTAAAAACTAATTTCCAAAATCCAGAATACCGCGAACATTTGATCACCATCGCGGATCATACCGTCGATCGATACACCCCTGCAAAGATCTACCACTAG